In the Gossypium arboreum isolate Shixiya-1 chromosome 10, ASM2569848v2, whole genome shotgun sequence genome, one interval contains:
- the LOC108489657 gene encoding probable ubiquitin-conjugating enzyme E2 24 isoform X1 produces MDMLLTDSDWETFSESGSSEEQEDTEFLYGGRACTILSSLEESIGKIDDLLSFERGFFHGDIVRSVTDPCGQMGRVVDIDMFVDLETVNGKVIKDINSNQLLKIRSISVGDYVVNSTWIGKVDKVVDRVTIVFDDGSKCEVTAMGQDKLVPVSPNIIDDSQYPYYPGQRVRVVPSDYSSSTGWLCGTWRENRDEGTVSSVEAGFVYVDWISSAHLDHDMSASPPSHLQEAKDLTLLVSFPHANWQLGDWCMLSFADGKGTSRKFLHASTHDLINGNWKLEKGFKIRNPGSRPEELFVIIKTRTKVNVTWQDGTCGMGLDSHTLLPVSVANAHEFWPHQFVFEKGTNGDTQRWGVVCGVDAKERMVKVLWRNKAVIQANDFDGEQMEETVSAYELVEHPNYCYCFGDIVVKAIQNHFGDQAEKGTEAASEGKNMKRDENNRPCAYCPSCIGVVIGFEDGNLEVKWASGIPTKVAPYEISRIDKCEGSATTPGLYEENTEDFNQEMFVHETQPNSHKGKELLSFDSAHGSGEKFSWAPASFFRPQAAIELFSSIVSSFLGSLAPVTLLSQESSSFISHSAKEDDILLEKEVSETCNDSAELDPSEMQIFETTNIKQEAEEIEENNMMPRLDETSSRYRQFDMVSDCSDHHFLGESKVLAVSQVKRSWVKKVQQEWSILEKNLPAEIIYVRVYEERMDLLRAVLVGAPGTPYHDGLFFFDIFLPSNYPYEPPLVHYHSWGLRLNPNLYESGKVCLSLLNTWTGSDTEVWNPGSSTILQVLLSLQALVLNEKPYFNEAGYDKQLGRAEGETNSVSYNENAFLITCQSMLYVLRKPPKHFEALVKEHFSKHAETIITACNAYMEGAPVGYALKCGKKDRDENFKGSSTGFKIMLSKLLPKLVEAFSDQGIDCSQFRGLNK; encoded by the exons ATGGATATGCTACTCACCGATTCTGATTGGGAAACATTTAGTGAAAGTGGCAGTAGTGAGGAACAAGAAGACACAGAGTTTCTGTATGGTGGCCGGGCTTGTACCATTCTTTCAAGTCTAGAAGAAAGTATTGGGAAAATTGATGACCTTCTCTCGTTTGAGAGGGGGTTCTTTCATGGAGACATTGTACGCTCCGTAACAGATCCATGTGGACAGATGGGCAGAGTTGTTGATATTGATATGTTTGTGGATCTTGAGACTGTTAATGGGAAAGTCATAAAAGATATAAATTCAAACCAACTTTTGAAGATCCGCTCCATTTCTGTTGGGGATTATGTTGTTAATTCGACTTGGATTGGTAAAGTGGATAAAGTTGTTGACCGTGTTACTATTGTCTTTGATGACGGTTCAAAATGTGAAGTCACTGCCATGGGTCAAGACAAGCTTGTGCCTGTTTCTCCCAACATAATTGACGACTCGCAATATCCGTATTATCCAGGACAGAGAGTACGGGTTGTGCCTTCGGATTATTCTAGTTCAACTGGATGGTTATGTGGTACCTGGAGGGAAAATCGGGATGAAGGAACTGTTTCTAGTGTGGAAGCAGGTTTTGTTTATGTTGATTGGATTTCCTCTGCTCACCTAGATCATGATATGAGTGCCTCTCCTCCCTCGCATTTGCAGGAGGCAAAAGACTTAACTTTGTTGGTGTCTTTTCCCCATGCAAATTGGCAGCTCGGTGATTGGTGTATGCTTTCTTTTGCTGATGGCAAGGGAACTTCTCGAAAGTTTCTCCATGCATCAACTCATGACTTGATTAACGGTAACTGGAAACTAGAAAAAGGATTTAAAATAAGAAACCCGGGATCAAGACCGGAGGAACTCTTTGTTATCATCAAGACAAGGACCAAAGTTAATGTTACATGGCAAGATGGTACTTGCGGTATGGGACTAGATTCACATACTTTACTTCCTGTTAGTGTTGCAAACGCACACGAATTTTGGCCTCATCAGTTTGTCTTTGAAAAGGGAACCAATGGCGATACTCAAAGATGGGGTGTGGTTTGCGGTGTGGATGCAAAAGAACGAATGGTTAAGGTACTGTGGAGAAATAAAGCTGTGATTCAAGCAAATGATTTTGACGGAGAGCAGATGGAGGAAACTGTTAGTGCTTATGAACTTGTTGAGCACCCAAATTACTGCTACTGTTTCGGTGACATTGTGGTTAAGGCAATTCAGAACCATTTTGGCGATCAGGCTGAAAAAGGTACCGAAGCTGCTTCGGAAGGCAAAAACATGAAAAGGGATGAGAACAACCGTCCCTGTGCATATTGTCCATCCTGTATCGGCGTTGTCATTGGGTTTGAAGATGGAAACTTGGAGGTGAAATGGGCTTCTGGTATTCCAACAAAG GTTGCACCATATGAAATTTCCCGTATTGATAAGTGTGAAGGTTCAGCTACAACTCCCGGTCTCTATGAAGAAAATACCGAGGATTTTAACCAAGAGATGTTCGTGCATGAGACACAGCCTAATAGCCACAAAGGAAAG gAGTTGCTGAGTTTCGATAGTGCACATGGAAGTGGCGAGAAATTCTCATGGGCACCTGCTTCCTTCTTCCGTCCTCAAGCTGCTATCGAATTATTCTCTAGCATTGTTTCTAGCTTCCTTGGATCCCTTGCTCCCGTAACACTTTTAAGCCAAGAGTCATCTAGTTTTATTTCTCATAGTGCAAAAGAAGATGACATTCTTCTCGAGAAAGAAGTCTCAGAAACTTGCAATGACTCTGCCGAGCTAGATCCGAGCGAGATGCAGATATTCGAAACAACAAACATAAAGCAGGAAGCAGAAGAGATCGAAGAAAACAATATGATGCCGAGACTCGACGAGACTTCCAGTCGATACAGGCAGTTTGATATGGTTAGTGATTGCTCCGATCACCATTTCCTTGGTGAAAGCAAGGTGTTGGCCGTGTCTCAG GTGAAACGAAGTTGGGTGAAAAAGGTTCAACAAGAATGGAGTATCCTAGAGAAAAATCTCCCTG CAGAAATTATCTATGTTCGTGTTTACGAGGAAAGGATGGATCTACTACGAGCGGTACTTGTTGGTGCCCCTGGCACGCCCTACCATGACGGGCTgttcttttttgacatttttctcCCTTCTAACTATCCGTACGAACCACCT TTGGTGCACTACCATTCATGGGGGCTACGCCTCAATCCGAACCTGTATGAATCAGGGAAGGTTTGCTTAAGCCTTCTAAATACGTGGACAGGTTCCGACACTGAGGTCTGGAATCCAGGAAGCTCCACGATTCTACAAGTTCTTCTGTCCCTCCAGGCTCTTGTGCTTAATGAGAAACCTTATTTCAACGAAGCTGGATACGATAAACAGTTAGGAAGAGCCGAGGGGGAGACAAATTCGGTGAGCTACAATGAAAACGCGTTCCTCATCACCTGCCAGTCTATGCTTTATGTACTCCGCAAGCCGCCCAAG CATTTCGAGGCACTTGTCAAGGAGCATTTTAGTAAACATGCTGAAACCATCATCACAGCTTGCAATGCATACATGGAAGGTGCACCAGTAGGATATGCTCTCAAATGCGGCAAAAAAGACCGTGATGAAAACTTCAAAGGAAGTTCAACTGGATTCAAAATCATGCTCTCGAAGCTTCTCCCGAAGCTTGTGGAGGCATTTTCGGATCAGGGAATTGATTGCAGCCAATTCCGAGGGCTGAATAAGTGA
- the LOC108489657 gene encoding probable ubiquitin-conjugating enzyme E2 24 isoform X2 gives MDMLLTDSDWETFSESGSSEEQEDTEFLYGGRACTILSSLEESIGKIDDLLSFERGFFHGDIVRSVTDPCGQMGRVVDIDMFVDLETVNGKVIKDINSNQLLKIRSISVGDYVVNSTWIGKVDKVVDRVTIVFDDGSKCEVTAMGQDKLVPVSPNIIDDSQYPYYPGQRVRVVPSDYSSSTGWLCGTWRENRDEGTVSSVEAGFVYVDWISSAHLDHDMSASPPSHLQEAKDLTLLVSFPHANWQLGDWCMLSFADGKGTSRKFLHASTHDLINGNWKLEKGFKIRNPGSRPEELFVIIKTRTKVNVTWQDGTCGMGLDSHTLLPVSVANAHEFWPHQFVFEKGTNGDTQRWGVVCGVDAKERMVKVLWRNKAVIQANDFDGEQMEETVSAYELVEHPNYCYCFGDIVVKAIQNHFGDQAEKGTEAASEGKNMKRDENNRPCAYCPSCIGVVIGFEDGNLEVKWASGIPTKVAPYEISRIDKCEGSATTPGLYEENTEDFNQEMFVHETQPNSHKGKELLSFDSAHGSGEKFSWAPASFFRPQAAIELFSSIVSSFLGSLAPVTLLSQESSSFISHSAKEDDILLEKEVSETCNDSAELDPSEMQIFETTNIKQEAEEIEENNMMPRLDETSSRYRQFDMVSDCSDHHFLGESKVLAVSQVKRSWVKKVQQEWSILEKNLPEIIYVRVYEERMDLLRAVLVGAPGTPYHDGLFFFDIFLPSNYPYEPPLVHYHSWGLRLNPNLYESGKVCLSLLNTWTGSDTEVWNPGSSTILQVLLSLQALVLNEKPYFNEAGYDKQLGRAEGETNSVSYNENAFLITCQSMLYVLRKPPKHFEALVKEHFSKHAETIITACNAYMEGAPVGYALKCGKKDRDENFKGSSTGFKIMLSKLLPKLVEAFSDQGIDCSQFRGLNK, from the exons ATGGATATGCTACTCACCGATTCTGATTGGGAAACATTTAGTGAAAGTGGCAGTAGTGAGGAACAAGAAGACACAGAGTTTCTGTATGGTGGCCGGGCTTGTACCATTCTTTCAAGTCTAGAAGAAAGTATTGGGAAAATTGATGACCTTCTCTCGTTTGAGAGGGGGTTCTTTCATGGAGACATTGTACGCTCCGTAACAGATCCATGTGGACAGATGGGCAGAGTTGTTGATATTGATATGTTTGTGGATCTTGAGACTGTTAATGGGAAAGTCATAAAAGATATAAATTCAAACCAACTTTTGAAGATCCGCTCCATTTCTGTTGGGGATTATGTTGTTAATTCGACTTGGATTGGTAAAGTGGATAAAGTTGTTGACCGTGTTACTATTGTCTTTGATGACGGTTCAAAATGTGAAGTCACTGCCATGGGTCAAGACAAGCTTGTGCCTGTTTCTCCCAACATAATTGACGACTCGCAATATCCGTATTATCCAGGACAGAGAGTACGGGTTGTGCCTTCGGATTATTCTAGTTCAACTGGATGGTTATGTGGTACCTGGAGGGAAAATCGGGATGAAGGAACTGTTTCTAGTGTGGAAGCAGGTTTTGTTTATGTTGATTGGATTTCCTCTGCTCACCTAGATCATGATATGAGTGCCTCTCCTCCCTCGCATTTGCAGGAGGCAAAAGACTTAACTTTGTTGGTGTCTTTTCCCCATGCAAATTGGCAGCTCGGTGATTGGTGTATGCTTTCTTTTGCTGATGGCAAGGGAACTTCTCGAAAGTTTCTCCATGCATCAACTCATGACTTGATTAACGGTAACTGGAAACTAGAAAAAGGATTTAAAATAAGAAACCCGGGATCAAGACCGGAGGAACTCTTTGTTATCATCAAGACAAGGACCAAAGTTAATGTTACATGGCAAGATGGTACTTGCGGTATGGGACTAGATTCACATACTTTACTTCCTGTTAGTGTTGCAAACGCACACGAATTTTGGCCTCATCAGTTTGTCTTTGAAAAGGGAACCAATGGCGATACTCAAAGATGGGGTGTGGTTTGCGGTGTGGATGCAAAAGAACGAATGGTTAAGGTACTGTGGAGAAATAAAGCTGTGATTCAAGCAAATGATTTTGACGGAGAGCAGATGGAGGAAACTGTTAGTGCTTATGAACTTGTTGAGCACCCAAATTACTGCTACTGTTTCGGTGACATTGTGGTTAAGGCAATTCAGAACCATTTTGGCGATCAGGCTGAAAAAGGTACCGAAGCTGCTTCGGAAGGCAAAAACATGAAAAGGGATGAGAACAACCGTCCCTGTGCATATTGTCCATCCTGTATCGGCGTTGTCATTGGGTTTGAAGATGGAAACTTGGAGGTGAAATGGGCTTCTGGTATTCCAACAAAG GTTGCACCATATGAAATTTCCCGTATTGATAAGTGTGAAGGTTCAGCTACAACTCCCGGTCTCTATGAAGAAAATACCGAGGATTTTAACCAAGAGATGTTCGTGCATGAGACACAGCCTAATAGCCACAAAGGAAAG gAGTTGCTGAGTTTCGATAGTGCACATGGAAGTGGCGAGAAATTCTCATGGGCACCTGCTTCCTTCTTCCGTCCTCAAGCTGCTATCGAATTATTCTCTAGCATTGTTTCTAGCTTCCTTGGATCCCTTGCTCCCGTAACACTTTTAAGCCAAGAGTCATCTAGTTTTATTTCTCATAGTGCAAAAGAAGATGACATTCTTCTCGAGAAAGAAGTCTCAGAAACTTGCAATGACTCTGCCGAGCTAGATCCGAGCGAGATGCAGATATTCGAAACAACAAACATAAAGCAGGAAGCAGAAGAGATCGAAGAAAACAATATGATGCCGAGACTCGACGAGACTTCCAGTCGATACAGGCAGTTTGATATGGTTAGTGATTGCTCCGATCACCATTTCCTTGGTGAAAGCAAGGTGTTGGCCGTGTCTCAG GTGAAACGAAGTTGGGTGAAAAAGGTTCAACAAGAATGGAGTATCCTAGAGAAAAATCTCCCTG AAATTATCTATGTTCGTGTTTACGAGGAAAGGATGGATCTACTACGAGCGGTACTTGTTGGTGCCCCTGGCACGCCCTACCATGACGGGCTgttcttttttgacatttttctcCCTTCTAACTATCCGTACGAACCACCT TTGGTGCACTACCATTCATGGGGGCTACGCCTCAATCCGAACCTGTATGAATCAGGGAAGGTTTGCTTAAGCCTTCTAAATACGTGGACAGGTTCCGACACTGAGGTCTGGAATCCAGGAAGCTCCACGATTCTACAAGTTCTTCTGTCCCTCCAGGCTCTTGTGCTTAATGAGAAACCTTATTTCAACGAAGCTGGATACGATAAACAGTTAGGAAGAGCCGAGGGGGAGACAAATTCGGTGAGCTACAATGAAAACGCGTTCCTCATCACCTGCCAGTCTATGCTTTATGTACTCCGCAAGCCGCCCAAG CATTTCGAGGCACTTGTCAAGGAGCATTTTAGTAAACATGCTGAAACCATCATCACAGCTTGCAATGCATACATGGAAGGTGCACCAGTAGGATATGCTCTCAAATGCGGCAAAAAAGACCGTGATGAAAACTTCAAAGGAAGTTCAACTGGATTCAAAATCATGCTCTCGAAGCTTCTCCCGAAGCTTGTGGAGGCATTTTCGGATCAGGGAATTGATTGCAGCCAATTCCGAGGGCTGAATAAGTGA